CTCATCCAGCACAAGCTCGCGATCCTGCGTGACCGCGACACGCCCAAGGCTGCATTTCGCGCGCTCGTCGACGAGATCGCGATGCTGATGGGCTACGAGGTGACCAAGAACCTGCCGCTCGAGGACGTCGACGTCGACACTCCGCTCGAGCGCATGACTGCCCGCATGGTCAGCGGCAAGAAGCTGACGCTCGTGCCGATTCTGCGCGCAGGGCTCGGCATGGTGGAAGGTCTGCTCCGGCTCATGCCGTCTGCGCGCGTCGGCCACATCGGTCTCTATCGCGAGCACGACACCCTGCAGCCGGTCGACTACTACTTCAAGATTCCGCCGGACGCACCCACCCGCGATTTCATCGTGCTCGATCCGATGCTCGCGACCGGCGGCTCGGCGGCCGCTGCCGTCGACTCGCTCAAGCGAAACGGTGCGGGAAGCGTCAGGCTGGTCTGCCTCGTCGCCGCGCCCGAGGGCGTGCGCCACATGCTGGAGCGGCATCCCGACGTGCATGTGTTCACGGCGGCCCTCGACCGCCAGCTCAACGAGCAGGGTTACATCCTGCCGGGCCTCGGCGATGCGGGAGACCGCCTGTTCGGCACGCGCTGATTTCCGTAGATTGCGTCGTGCCGTCCTGTCTCCCCGCCGGTTGATCGGCACTGCGGGGCAGGCAACGGATTGCCGGGCCCGTAGCTCAACGGTCAGAGCACACCGCTCATAACGGTAGGGTTCGGGGTTCGAATCCCCGCGGGCCCATTCGTCGTGCCCTTCCCGCAACCGATGACCCCATTGCCGGACGGCTCCGTGATTGCGCCCCTCGGCGCGGCGGAACAGATTGCCCGTCCACGAACGGGACCATTCACGCCTGGCGAAATCAGCTCATGAAGATCAATCACATCCTGGTCGCAACCGATCTGTCACCGGAGGCGATGAGCTGCATCCCGACCGTTGCGGACATGGCACGCGACGTCGGCGCGCGCATCACGCTGCTCCACGTCGTGGAATCCCTCGAGGCGATCCCCCACGGCTCGCCGCTCGCGCCGCCGCTCCGTATGTCCGGCGATCCGGACGAGGCGCAGCGGGCCCGGGCGCAGCTCGAGCAGCGCGCCGCTGCCTTTGGTGCCGACCTCGATGTGGCCCTCGAGCTCGTCGAGGGCGGCGATGCGGCGGAGGAGATCACCGTGTACGCGGGCCGGAATGAGGTGGACCTGATCGCCGTGACGACACACGGCCGGACCGGCTTCCGGCGGCTGGCCCTGGGAAGCGTGGCCGAGGCGGTGATCCGCCACTCCCGCGTTCCGGTGCTGGTCCTGCCGCTGCCGCGGGACTGAACCCGTTCAGGGCGGCTGGAGTCGATGACGGCAGCGCAAGCGACGATCCTGCTCGCCGAGGACGAGTACGCGGTGCGGGCCCTCTGCTCGCGCGTGCTTCAAGCGGCCGGTTACCACGTGATCGAGGCGGCTGACGGTGCGCAGGCGGTGGAGCTGGCGACGCGCCACGCGGCGCAGATCGACCTGGTCGTCACGGACGTGGTGATGCCCGGCATGAGCGGGCGGGAGGCCGCAGACGCGATCTGTGCGCTGCGCCCCGAAACGCGCGTGCTGTACATGTCCGGTTACACCGATGACGACATCCTGCGGCACGGCGTGCTGCGCGGGCTGGTGGCCTTTCTCCCCAAGCCATTCACGCCCGACGTCCTGCTGGCGCGCGTGCAGGAACTGCTCGACGCGTAGTCCGCTGGCCCCTCGCAGCATTGACATGGCACCGCGCGACCGCCAGCTTTCCGGCTTGTTTTCGGGGCGGCGACCGCCCGGAAATCGTTCTCCCGACTCCCGAAGAGACGTCTGATGTTCGGCACGCTGAAAGGCCGACTGCTCGTCATCCTCGGTGTGATGGCGCTGGCCGCCGTTGCGCTGTGGCAGAACGGCATCAAGCTCGGCCTCGACCTCCAGGGCGGTATGCACCTCGCACTCGAGGTGCAGGATCCGAACGGCACGCTGACCGCTCAGCAGCGCGCCGACTACACGGATCAGAACCTCGAAATCCTGCGCAACCGCATCGACCAGTTCGGCGTCACCGAGCCGAACATCCAGAAGATCGGCCAGGACCGCATCATCGTCGAGCTGCCCGGCATCACGGACGAGGAGCGCGCCAAGGACGTCATCCGTCAGCAGGCCTTCCTGGAGTGGAAGCTGGTGCTCGGATCCGATGCCCTGGTGAGCGCGCTGCCGCGGATGGACCGCGCGGTCGTGCAGGCGCTCGGCGAAGAGGGACTGCGCGCGCTCGACGAAGCGGCGGCCACGGACACGGCGGCCAGCGTCGGCGCACAGCAGGATGTTCGCGACCTGCTGTTCGGCCAGGTCGATTCGGCGGCAGGCACGCCTGGCACCGACACAACCGCCGCTGATACTGCCGCTGCCGCGCAGACGCCGCTCAGCAGCCTGATCCTGCAGGGCAGCGGCGACGGCGAGTTCGCCGTGGCCGAGGCCGACGTCCCACGGGTCAAGGAGCTGCTCGCGCTGCCCGGCGTGATGAACGCGCTGCCGCGCAACGCCGAGCTGCGCTGGGGCGCGGACCCGTACGGCGTCGAGGGGCAGGCGCTCTACCGGCCGCTGTACGTGCTGCAGACGCGACCGTTCCTCACCGGTGAGCGGCTGGAGGAGGCGATCGCCGGCCGTGACCCGATGACGGCCGAGACCATCGTGCAGTTCCAGCTGGACCGGCGTGGCGGCCGCATCTTCGAGGAAGTCACTTCCGAGAACCTCCAAAAGCGCATCGCCATCGTGCTGGACACGCTGGTGCACAGCGCACCGGTCGTGAACCAGCGGATCGGCGCGAACGGGCAGATCACACTCGGCCAGTCCCCGATGACCGAGGCGCAGGACCTCGCCCTGGTGCTCCGGGCCGGTGCGTTCGCGGCTCCGCTCGAGATCATCGAGCAGCGCCAGGTCGGCCCGTCGCTCGGCCGCGACTCCATCGACCAGGGGATCCTCGCCGGTATCATCGGGATCAGCCTGGTCGTGCTCATCATGGTCGGCTACTACCGGGTCGCGGGCATGCTTGCGGTCCTCGCGCTGAGCATTTATGTGCTGCTCGTCATGGGCGGGCTCGCCGGGATGAACGCGACCCTGACCGCACCCGGCATCGCGGGGCTCATCCTGTCCATCGGAATGGCGGTTGACGCGAACGTGCTGATCTTCGAGCGCATCCGTGAAGAGCTGGCGCTCGGGCGTACCACGCGCGTTGCGGTCGATGAGGGCTTCAAGCACGCAATGTCCGCGATCGTCGACTCCAACCTGACGACGCTGATCACTGCGCTCATCCTCTTCCAGGTGGGGACCGGTCCGGTACGCGGGTTTGCCGTCACGCTGTCGATCGGCATCATTGCGTCGTTCTTCACGGCAGTGTTCATCACGCGCACCTTCTTCCTGGTGTACCTGGATCGCAAGCGCGCGAGCGACGCGATCAGCATCTAGCAGGCGGCGACCATGCGGATTTTCGAAAAGGCGAGTTTCGACTTCATCGGCAAGCGCAGGACGCTCTTCGTCGTGAGCGCTGCCGTCCTGCTGGTGTTCGCGGCAACGGCGATCTACTTCCAGGTCGCGCGTGGCTCCTGGCTGAACTACTCGGTGGACTTCACGGGCGGTACGCTCGTGCAGGTCCGCATGACCGAGCAGACGAGCGTCGCCGAGCTGCGGCCCGTGATCGATCAGGCAGTGCCCGGCTCCGAGATCACGGCATTCGGTGAGGGGAGCGAGTTCCTGGTCCGCGCGCCGCAGGCCGATGGCGATGCGAGCGGGGGCTCCGAACAGATCATCGACGCATTGCAGGCGCAGTTCGGGGAGCAGGGCTACGAGATCGTGCGTACGGAGGCGGTGGGGGCAAAGGTCGGTGGCGAGCTCCAGACCCGGGCGCTGCTCGCGATCCTGCTTTCCTTCGCGACCACGCTGATCTACCTGGCGTTCCGCTTCGAGTGGCGCTTCGGCCTGGCAGCGATCATCGCGACCGCGCACGACGTGCTGTTCGCGATGGGCTTCATCTCCGTGCTGCAGCTCGACGTGGCGCTGCCCACGGTGGCGGCG
Above is a window of Longimicrobiales bacterium DNA encoding:
- the upp gene encoding uracil phosphoribosyltransferase; this translates as MHEFPNLTVLDHPLIQHKLAILRDRDTPKAAFRALVDEIAMLMGYEVTKNLPLEDVDVDTPLERMTARMVSGKKLTLVPILRAGLGMVEGLLRLMPSARVGHIGLYREHDTLQPVDYYFKIPPDAPTRDFIVLDPMLATGGSAAAAVDSLKRNGAGSVRLVCLVAAPEGVRHMLERHPDVHVFTAALDRQLNEQGYILPGLGDAGDRLFGTR
- a CDS encoding universal stress protein encodes the protein MKINHILVATDLSPEAMSCIPTVADMARDVGARITLLHVVESLEAIPHGSPLAPPLRMSGDPDEAQRARAQLEQRAAAFGADLDVALELVEGGDAAEEITVYAGRNEVDLIAVTTHGRTGFRRLALGSVAEAVIRHSRVPVLVLPLPRD
- a CDS encoding response regulator, which gives rise to MTAAQATILLAEDEYAVRALCSRVLQAAGYHVIEAADGAQAVELATRHAAQIDLVVTDVVMPGMSGREAADAICALRPETRVLYMSGYTDDDILRHGVLRGLVAFLPKPFTPDVLLARVQELLDA
- the secD gene encoding protein translocase subunit SecD — protein: MFGTLKGRLLVILGVMALAAVALWQNGIKLGLDLQGGMHLALEVQDPNGTLTAQQRADYTDQNLEILRNRIDQFGVTEPNIQKIGQDRIIVELPGITDEERAKDVIRQQAFLEWKLVLGSDALVSALPRMDRAVVQALGEEGLRALDEAAATDTAASVGAQQDVRDLLFGQVDSAAGTPGTDTTAADTAAAAQTPLSSLILQGSGDGEFAVAEADVPRVKELLALPGVMNALPRNAELRWGADPYGVEGQALYRPLYVLQTRPFLTGERLEEAIAGRDPMTAETIVQFQLDRRGGRIFEEVTSENLQKRIAIVLDTLVHSAPVVNQRIGANGQITLGQSPMTEAQDLALVLRAGAFAAPLEIIEQRQVGPSLGRDSIDQGILAGIIGISLVVLIMVGYYRVAGMLAVLALSIYVLLVMGGLAGMNATLTAPGIAGLILSIGMAVDANVLIFERIREELALGRTTRVAVDEGFKHAMSAIVDSNLTTLITALILFQVGTGPVRGFAVTLSIGIIASFFTAVFITRTFFLVYLDRKRASDAISI
- the secF gene encoding protein translocase subunit SecF, with the translated sequence MRIFEKASFDFIGKRRTLFVVSAAVLLVFAATAIYFQVARGSWLNYSVDFTGGTLVQVRMTEQTSVAELRPVIDQAVPGSEITAFGEGSEFLVRAPQADGDASGGSEQIIDALQAQFGEQGYEIVRTEAVGAKVGGELQTRALLAILLSFATTLIYLAFRFEWRFGLAAIIATAHDVLFAMGFISVLQLDVALPTVAALLTILGYSLNDTIVVFDRVRENLPSVRREGFEAVLNRSINETLPRTVLTSLTTIVTLLALFLFGTGSLRDFALIMIVGVVIGTYSSIFIGAASLLEIEKRWPGERGGKPRARARAGATA